A single Vibrio sp. YMD68 DNA region contains:
- the pspG gene encoding envelope stress response protein PspG → MFELIFVLVFIATLLVTGLTMMSVFAATAIAFIVLAVLGMVGVVFKLIPWLIVIAIGVWFFKNHVYSPR, encoded by the coding sequence ATGTTTGAGTTGATTTTTGTATTGGTATTTATTGCAACGCTATTGGTGACGGGCCTTACTATGATGTCCGTATTTGCGGCAACCGCTATAGCCTTTATTGTGTTGGCTGTTTTAGGCATGGTGGGGGTTGTATTTAAGTTGATCCCTTGGTTGATCGTCATTGCTATTGGTGTTTGGTTTTTCAAAAACCATGTTTATAGCCCGCGTTAA
- the dusA gene encoding tRNA dihydrouridine(20/20a) synthase DusA yields MINKSTKNNDLNRRYPSNRFSVAPMLDWTDRHCRYFHRLLTSQTLLYTEMITTGAIIHGKGDFLAYNEEEHPVALQFGGSNPTDLATCAKLAQERGYDEINLNVGCPSDRVQNGRFGACLMAEPQLVADCVSAMSEVVDIPVTVKTRIGIDDQDSYEFLTDFISIVSEKAKCEQFTIHARKAWLSGLSPKENREIPPLDYDRAYQIKKDFPHLSIAVNGGVKTLEETLIHLKHLDGVMVGREAYQNPYLLAQVDQLIFGLDKPIMKRSEAVEAMLPYIEQQLSNGAKLGHITRHMLGLYQGMPGGRQWRRYISENAHKPGSGVEVVQAALAKIPAELDV; encoded by the coding sequence ATGATCAATAAAAGCACTAAAAACAATGACTTAAACAGAAGGTATCCAAGTAACCGTTTCTCCGTTGCACCCATGCTCGATTGGACCGATCGTCATTGCCGATACTTCCACCGATTACTCACAAGTCAAACCCTGCTTTATACCGAGATGATCACAACCGGCGCGATCATTCATGGTAAAGGGGACTTTCTTGCTTATAACGAAGAAGAGCACCCGGTTGCGCTTCAATTTGGTGGTTCAAACCCAACGGATCTTGCAACTTGTGCCAAGCTAGCACAAGAGCGAGGCTATGATGAAATCAACTTGAATGTTGGTTGCCCGTCAGATCGTGTTCAAAATGGCCGTTTTGGTGCTTGTTTAATGGCCGAGCCACAGTTGGTGGCTGATTGTGTGTCAGCGATGAGTGAGGTGGTTGATATTCCGGTGACCGTCAAAACGCGTATTGGTATTGATGATCAAGATTCTTATGAGTTTTTGACCGATTTTATTTCGATAGTGTCAGAAAAGGCGAAGTGTGAGCAGTTTACGATACACGCACGTAAGGCCTGGTTGAGCGGTTTGAGCCCGAAAGAGAACCGAGAAATTCCACCGCTTGATTACGATAGAGCTTACCAAATAAAGAAAGATTTCCCTCACTTATCCATTGCAGTAAATGGTGGTGTAAAAACGTTAGAAGAAACACTCATCCACCTAAAACATCTAGATGGCGTTATGGTTGGGCGCGAAGCGTATCAAAATCCGTATTTACTGGCTCAAGTTGATCAGTTGATTTTTGGCTTGGATAAGCCAATCATGAAGCGCAGTGAAGCGGTAGAGGCGATGCTTCCTTATATAGAGCAGCAATTATCTAATGGCGCTAAGTTGGGTCATATTACTCGTCATATGCTGGGGCTGTATCAAGGTATGCCTGGCGGCCGACAGTGGCGTCGATACATCAGTGAGAATGCGCATAAACCAGGTTCTGGAGTTGAGGTCGTGCAAGCCGCATTAGCCAAAATCCCCGCGGAACTCGATGTGTAA
- a CDS encoding site-specific integrase, with protein sequence MASVSIEERKSANGNSKFRVKVRVTKNGKKIAEKQDTFSTRKLAKTWGEKIRNEMEAIEARKKAGSFREEDNLKEATVGELIDLYLRLHDPDEPKKPNDPSGAIEPLGRTKMYVLNALLHYPISAILASNLRADDIIAHCKLRINEHTKPKPQTVFHDVTYLHTVMQSAKSFFKINANLKYHEEAIPLLVKYKLIGKSQPRTSHRPTDEQLQIMREGLRKRQEHRGSIIPFLDILDISLLTAMRISEITRVRWEDFNFEKKTLIIRERKDPDPTEKANKHSVIPLIGDAADIIARQKKSTDPEKADLIFPYNSRSVTAGWQRVRKELGIGDIRYHDLRRHCLSNLAERGVPLNVLAKISGHKSINILHNVYQHLEMENFDIESFTPAFIKK encoded by the coding sequence ATGGCATCAGTTAGTATAGAAGAGCGAAAATCGGCAAATGGTAATTCTAAATTTAGAGTAAAAGTTAGAGTTACAAAAAACGGTAAAAAAATCGCTGAAAAACAAGATACATTTTCAACTCGCAAGCTTGCAAAAACTTGGGGTGAGAAAATCAGAAATGAAATGGAAGCGATAGAAGCCAGAAAAAAAGCTGGTTCATTTCGTGAAGAAGATAATTTAAAAGAAGCAACAGTTGGTGAACTGATCGATCTCTATTTACGACTTCATGACCCTGACGAACCTAAAAAACCTAATGATCCAAGCGGTGCAATTGAACCACTTGGTAGAACAAAAATGTATGTTCTCAACGCTTTACTTCACTACCCTATTTCAGCAATTCTTGCTAGTAATCTTCGTGCTGACGATATTATAGCGCATTGTAAACTTCGAATAAATGAACATACAAAGCCAAAGCCTCAAACAGTTTTTCATGATGTAACTTATTTGCATACCGTTATGCAAAGCGCAAAATCTTTTTTTAAAATTAATGCAAATTTAAAATATCATGAAGAAGCTATCCCTCTACTTGTTAAATATAAATTGATTGGTAAATCTCAACCAAGAACAAGCCACAGACCTACAGATGAACAGCTTCAGATAATGAGGGAAGGTTTAAGAAAAAGACAAGAGCATAGAGGTTCAATCATTCCGTTTTTAGATATTCTCGATATATCTTTACTTACTGCAATGCGTATCAGTGAAATCACTAGGGTTCGTTGGGAAGATTTTAATTTTGAGAAAAAGACTTTAATAATTCGTGAACGTAAAGATCCCGACCCGACTGAAAAAGCAAACAAGCATTCAGTCATACCATTGATCGGTGATGCGGCAGATATTATAGCAAGACAGAAAAAATCAACAGACCCAGAAAAGGCAGATTTGATATTTCCCTATAATTCAAGAAGTGTAACTGCTGGTTGGCAACGAGTTAGAAAAGAGCTAGGTATTGGTGATATTAGGTATCATGATCTTCGTAGACACTGCTTAAGCAATCTCGCTGAAAGAGGTGTTCCGTTGAATGTTTTAGCAAAAATCAGTGGTCATAAAAGTATCAACATACTTCATAATGTCTATCAGCATTTAGAAATGGAGAATTTTGATATTGAATCATTTACTCCTGCATTCATTAAAAAATAA
- the mobC gene encoding plasmid mobilization relaxosome protein MobC, translating to MDNEIEKEKKPRRKSIKIRLDDDLYDDLHEFKLIYKCKDWEDLIIRLMSETKGIKKVQVDQDGKALKYINSLQRAGTNLNQIAKVANTNGQIDDHSFEEFQNLSNQIKRARIYFCKNVIPVFYSREK from the coding sequence ATGGATAACGAAATAGAAAAAGAGAAAAAACCCAGAAGAAAATCAATCAAGATAAGGTTAGATGATGATCTGTATGATGATTTACATGAGTTTAAATTAATTTATAAATGTAAGGATTGGGAAGATTTAATTATTCGCCTGATGAGTGAAACAAAAGGCATAAAAAAGGTTCAGGTTGATCAAGATGGTAAAGCTTTAAAGTATATAAATTCTTTACAAAGAGCAGGAACAAACTTAAACCAAATTGCAAAAGTAGCTAATACTAATGGTCAAATTGATGATCATTCTTTTGAAGAATTTCAAAATCTTTCAAACCAAATTAAACGAGCGAGGATTTATTTCTGTAAAAATGTAATCCCTGTTTTTTACAGCAGGGAGAAATAA
- a CDS encoding HpaII family restriction endonuclease, with the protein MSIKGNIGEWSEIYTLLKVLGDENLYAGDESIEKLKDVVYPVLKVLRTESTGEFEYSLNQNVVFITSNGNKLLDLPVAEFAKKAQKTLEQILKNKKQKNTTFSIPEIEQFMGLIHCKSLKASSSQKTDITIVIHDEKTNQQPVLGFSIKSQLGNPSTLLNAGKTTNFKYKVQGLSNTQMLEVNAIENPKKLLKRVSKIKELGGAFEFERISNTVFSNNLILIDSLLPDIISEIVLNFYSTSSSKFSDLVDELEKLNPLGFDNTNKHLFYTYKIKKMLTDIALGLTPAKVWTGKYDATGGYLIVKDDGELLCYHLYNKNAFEDYLFSNTKLDTASTSRYDFGELYEEFGNMYFNLNLQIRFLK; encoded by the coding sequence ATGAGCATTAAAGGAAATATCGGAGAGTGGAGTGAAATATACACTCTTCTAAAAGTTTTAGGCGATGAAAATCTTTATGCAGGAGATGAGTCTATTGAAAAACTTAAAGATGTTGTTTATCCAGTGCTTAAAGTATTAAGAACTGAATCTACGGGAGAGTTTGAGTATTCTTTAAATCAAAACGTTGTTTTTATTACGAGCAATGGTAATAAACTCTTGGATTTACCAGTAGCAGAGTTTGCTAAAAAAGCTCAAAAAACTCTTGAACAAATCCTTAAAAATAAAAAACAAAAAAATACTACGTTCTCAATCCCTGAAATTGAACAGTTTATGGGACTGATTCATTGTAAATCATTAAAAGCTTCATCAAGCCAAAAAACAGACATTACAATAGTTATACATGATGAAAAAACAAACCAGCAACCAGTGCTTGGTTTTAGCATTAAATCTCAACTTGGTAACCCATCAACTTTATTAAATGCAGGAAAGACAACGAACTTTAAATATAAAGTTCAAGGGTTAAGTAATACACAAATGTTGGAAGTAAATGCCATTGAGAACCCTAAAAAACTATTAAAGCGAGTCTCAAAAATTAAAGAATTAGGCGGGGCATTTGAGTTTGAAAGAATAAGTAATACTGTGTTTTCTAATAACTTAATTTTAATTGATAGTTTACTTCCTGATATTATAAGTGAAATTGTTTTAAATTTTTATTCAACAAGTTCCTCAAAATTTTCTGATCTCGTTGACGAATTAGAGAAATTAAATCCTCTTGGTTTTGATAACACAAACAAACATCTCTTTTATACTTATAAAATTAAAAAAATGCTTACAGATATTGCATTAGGCTTAACCCCTGCAAAAGTATGGACAGGTAAATATGATGCGACTGGTGGTTATTTAATAGTAAAAGATGATGGAGAATTACTTTGTTATCATCTTTATAATAAAAATGCATTTGAAGATTACTTATTCTCAAATACTAAGCTAGATACTGCCAGTACATCAAGATATGATTTTGGTGAGCTTTATGAAGAATTTGGAAATATGTATTTCAATTTAAACTTACAAATTAGATTTTTAAAATAA
- a CDS encoding DNA cytosine methyltransferase, which yields MLITEDFLQETLNNKKFKKDFYNQQDKIASFTHFLHNKGAVYSEHFKDEALKFLETVLSWKFPNKDISENLLHNTLNTITNSSYMNCPFPTPENSNFTFIDLFAGIGGFRLALQNLGGACVFSSEWDAYSKQTYKANFGKLPFGDITLPETKAAIPQSFDVLCAGFPCQAFSIAGKRGGFEDTRGTLFFDVAEIIKKHKPKAFLLENVKGLTNHDKGKTLATILNVLREDLDYFVPEPRIINAKDFGVPQNRERIFIVGFRKDLNINSFEYPEPLESSPCVNDILEKNEVSVKYYLSTQYLSTLVNHKKRHEDKGNGFGYQILDSNGIANAVVCGGMGRERNLVLDHKLTNFIPVTKIKGEVNREGIRKMTPREWARLQGFPDTYEIVVSDAQAYKQFGNSVAVPAIQATAQEILNLLDLK from the coding sequence ATGTTAATTACAGAAGATTTCTTGCAAGAAACATTGAACAATAAAAAATTCAAAAAAGATTTTTATAATCAACAAGATAAAATTGCTTCGTTTACTCATTTTTTACATAATAAGGGTGCTGTATACTCTGAACATTTTAAAGATGAAGCGCTTAAGTTTTTAGAAACTGTATTATCTTGGAAGTTTCCAAATAAAGATATCTCTGAAAATCTTCTCCATAACACATTGAATACAATTACTAATAGCTCATATATGAACTGTCCATTTCCAACACCAGAAAACTCAAATTTTACTTTTATAGATTTATTTGCAGGCATTGGTGGGTTTAGATTAGCACTGCAAAACCTTGGTGGTGCCTGCGTTTTCTCTAGCGAGTGGGATGCTTATTCAAAACAAACTTATAAAGCTAACTTTGGTAAATTACCATTTGGTGATATTACATTGCCAGAAACAAAGGCTGCAATACCTCAGTCATTTGATGTTTTATGCGCTGGTTTCCCGTGTCAGGCATTTTCTATTGCAGGTAAAAGAGGTGGCTTTGAAGATACGAGAGGGACGCTTTTCTTTGATGTGGCTGAAATTATTAAAAAGCACAAACCCAAAGCGTTTTTATTAGAGAATGTTAAAGGTTTAACCAATCATGATAAGGGAAAAACACTAGCAACAATATTAAATGTGTTAAGAGAAGATCTTGATTACTTTGTTCCTGAGCCAAGAATTATAAATGCGAAAGACTTCGGTGTCCCACAAAATAGAGAAAGAATCTTTATTGTTGGTTTTAGAAAAGACTTAAATATTAACTCATTTGAATATCCTGAACCATTGGAATCAAGTCCTTGTGTTAATGATATCCTTGAAAAAAATGAAGTGTCTGTAAAATATTATTTATCTACACAATATCTATCAACGTTAGTAAATCATAAAAAACGTCATGAAGATAAAGGTAATGGTTTTGGCTATCAGATTTTAGATAGCAATGGTATAGCTAATGCGGTGGTATGTGGTGGAATGGGGAGGGAGCGTAATTTAGTTTTGGATCATAAATTAACGAATTTCATTCCCGTAACGAAAATCAAAGGTGAAGTAAATCGAGAGGGTATTCGAAAAATGACACCAAGAGAATGGGCAAGATTACAGGGCTTTCCTGATACTTATGAAATTGTTGTTTCGGATGCTCAGGCATATAAACAATTTGGCAACTCTGTTGCTGTCCCTGCGATTCAAGCCACAGCCCAAGAAATATTAAATTTATTGGATTTAAAATGA
- a CDS encoding pyocin activator PrtN family protein has protein sequence MKKSDELTLTHQILLQQFNYRALIPVEELAEPYLNLARRTALNRAKTHSLPFPCFRVGDTQKSPYVVALSDLVDFINRRVEEEKSLWKSFQIG, from the coding sequence ATGAAAAAAAGTGATGAACTAACGCTAACTCACCAGATTCTACTTCAACAGTTTAACTATAGGGCTTTAATCCCTGTTGAAGAACTTGCTGAACCATACTTGAATCTTGCACGTAGAACTGCTTTAAACAGGGCTAAAACGCATTCTTTGCCTTTTCCTTGCTTCAGGGTCGGTGATACGCAAAAGTCTCCGTATGTAGTAGCACTGAGCGATTTAGTCGATTTTATCAACAGAAGAGTTGAAGAGGAGAAAAGCTTATGGAAAAGCTTTCAAATTGGATGA
- a CDS encoding site-specific integrase has protein sequence MARYFVEKITRKTAKGNLYRCRVRERYLGKSIIDKSKSFKTKREAEGWGQREVGKIEGAKDGGYLPHNETIGDLIEMALEDSSMNSKRTKFSNLRQLLNYPLSFVSLNDFNENHLIQHCKHRIEIDGIKPQTNAVEISNLRSIFKAAKAIWGMTINDHIFKQAHPTLVYMKLITKSARRSRRPTQEEIKRLHNALSELEQSPKCCIPYSTLFEFSILTCMRIGEICSIRWEDVNEIQRAVRVRDRKDPRKKEGNHQWAPLLGDAWDILQRQPKDGDLIFPYNSRSVTAGFRRTRKELGIEDLRYHDLRREGASRLFEAGFTIEEVAQVTGHRSLNILWQVYTELYPNSLQGKKVKSVL, from the coding sequence ATGGCACGTTACTTTGTTGAGAAGATCACTAGAAAGACAGCAAAAGGGAATTTGTACCGCTGCCGAGTTCGTGAACGCTATTTAGGTAAAAGTATCATCGATAAAAGCAAGAGTTTCAAAACTAAACGTGAAGCGGAAGGCTGGGGACAGCGTGAGGTCGGGAAAATAGAAGGAGCTAAAGATGGTGGCTACCTTCCCCACAACGAAACAATAGGTGATTTAATCGAAATGGCCCTTGAGGATTCCTCAATGAATTCAAAACGTACTAAGTTCTCAAATCTTCGCCAACTGCTTAATTACCCTCTGAGTTTTGTGTCTTTGAATGACTTTAATGAAAATCATCTCATTCAACACTGCAAGCATCGAATTGAAATCGATGGCATTAAGCCTCAAACCAATGCCGTAGAGATCTCGAACCTGCGCTCAATATTCAAAGCAGCTAAAGCAATATGGGGAATGACGATCAATGATCATATTTTTAAACAAGCTCACCCAACACTTGTCTACATGAAGCTCATCACTAAAAGTGCTAGACGCAGCCGCCGACCAACTCAAGAAGAAATCAAACGGCTTCATAATGCTCTTTCTGAGCTAGAACAATCACCGAAGTGCTGCATTCCCTACTCCACTCTCTTTGAATTCTCTATTTTAACCTGTATGCGTATTGGCGAAATTTGCTCTATACGCTGGGAAGATGTGAACGAAATACAAAGAGCGGTAAGAGTGCGGGATAGAAAAGACCCTCGTAAAAAGGAAGGTAACCATCAATGGGCTCCTTTACTTGGGGATGCCTGGGATATCTTGCAGAGACAACCCAAAGATGGCGACCTCATCTTTCCCTATAACTCGCGTAGTGTCACGGCAGGATTTCGTAGAACACGAAAAGAGCTAGGTATAGAGGATTTACGTTATCACGACTTAAGACGAGAAGGAGCGAGCCGCTTATTTGAGGCAGGATTTACCATTGAAGAAGTGGCGCAAGTTACTGGGCATCGTTCGCTGAATATCTTATGGCAGGTCTATACCGAGCTGTATCCAAATTCCTTACAAGGTAAAAAGGTAAAATCGGTGCTTTAA
- a CDS encoding integrase domain-containing protein — translation MKIYRPTNRTERTSPNARNFGLRSRDMDSAAKHSLIEKHNAKQIGYKTVADQHSRFKQFSRFLKEEHGIKDMRKIDKEHVAAYAERLNERYENNEISAKTTHDYLAAVNSVLEQAVGNGSLKVTGKEAGLPTRTEITTVNKSINEQQHKQVLSQLPERLSSMAELQRELGLRFQESCKSNPQQMLKEALSNKVVTVSNGTKGGQTRQVPSSSPKQIDALERAAAIQGNHYSMIPKPLSYAQFQSAAYREYAKVGFQPHSERHAYAHQRYSTHLEKQTNVSGLQCPVAVGVKHGFEHFNYLAEKIGCSVEQAKAFDYQARMCVAEELGHHRIGITNNYLG, via the coding sequence ATGAAAATTTATCGACCGACAAATCGTACGGAGCGTACGAGCCCGAACGCTAGGAATTTTGGTTTACGTTCAAGAGATATGGACAGTGCAGCAAAGCACTCTCTCATAGAAAAGCATAATGCTAAGCAAATCGGCTATAAAACCGTAGCCGATCAGCACTCTCGCTTTAAACAGTTTAGTCGGTTCCTAAAAGAGGAGCACGGTATTAAGGATATGAGAAAGATAGATAAGGAGCATGTAGCTGCTTACGCTGAAAGGTTGAATGAGCGTTATGAGAATAACGAGATCTCAGCAAAAACAACTCACGATTACCTTGCTGCCGTTAATAGCGTACTAGAGCAAGCCGTTGGAAATGGCTCACTAAAAGTAACAGGTAAAGAGGCTGGACTTCCTACTCGCACTGAGATTACTACCGTTAATAAATCAATCAACGAGCAACAGCATAAACAAGTTCTTAGCCAGCTACCTGAACGACTCTCATCTATGGCTGAACTTCAGCGTGAACTAGGCTTGCGCTTTCAAGAGTCATGTAAATCAAACCCTCAACAAATGCTCAAGGAAGCTTTATCTAATAAAGTTGTTACGGTTTCCAATGGCACAAAAGGTGGTCAAACACGCCAAGTACCAAGCTCATCACCAAAACAGATTGACGCATTGGAAAGAGCTGCAGCCATACAAGGGAACCACTACTCAATGATTCCCAAACCTCTCAGCTACGCTCAATTTCAAAGTGCAGCTTACAGAGAATACGCAAAGGTTGGCTTCCAACCACATAGTGAACGCCACGCCTATGCACATCAACGCTATTCAACACACCTAGAAAAACAAACGAATGTTTCAGGCCTTCAATGCCCTGTAGCTGTAGGGGTAAAACATGGCTTTGAGCACTTCAACTATCTCGCTGAAAAGATTGGATGTTCTGTCGAGCAAGCAAAAGCTTTTGATTACCAAGCACGTATGTGTGTAGCAGAGGAGCTTGGTCATCATCGTATTGGAATAACTAACAACTACTTAGGGTAG
- a CDS encoding SIR2 family protein produces MALDTGRNFIDLVESYHSEPDSFVFFVGAGLSQPLFPSWSNLLKELLSAANEQGFAHDIDELNGYIDSGDNYLEIADTCVSSIPDSHYRDLMETVFDKTFSKSEIPEAYQLLIDLQPKTIITTNYDRIPDQASDGTYRVTTNKNAAEATRIHAQNKKLVFKLHGDINEHSSIVLTGSDYQNIINLNPATRNFITSLLSTKKFIFLGFSLTDPHLNLVLEYLKSINSNIPISHYVLLNETSKFKQSNFSTKFGVKIIPYSPEAPSHPEVSELLRALNCSVNNESIVPTQSQDEIITSKSDLFDYMEEKLSKLLLGSMYSVFINNKQLLISITSIGETTSEFQKEILSLIRLIDFKCDFIDSISISTYKNTQISLAIDNFQPLILRADIEFDIANKFAKKSITTTTVWENISFYTPPSLSDVFHIGERSKFPINPSIVGE; encoded by the coding sequence ATGGCTTTAGATACTGGTAGAAATTTTATAGATTTAGTGGAGTCCTACCATTCAGAACCCGACAGTTTTGTTTTTTTTGTAGGCGCAGGGCTATCTCAACCACTATTCCCATCTTGGTCTAATCTACTAAAAGAATTACTTTCGGCAGCTAATGAGCAAGGATTTGCTCATGATATTGATGAGTTGAATGGGTATATAGACAGCGGAGATAACTATCTCGAAATTGCTGACACTTGCGTTTCAAGCATTCCGGATAGCCATTACCGAGATCTTATGGAAACAGTTTTTGACAAAACCTTCTCTAAAAGTGAAATACCTGAGGCATATCAGCTGCTCATTGACTTGCAACCAAAAACAATAATAACAACCAACTATGACCGCATTCCTGACCAAGCGAGCGATGGAACGTATAGAGTTACTACAAATAAAAATGCAGCTGAAGCAACAAGAATACATGCCCAAAATAAAAAATTAGTCTTTAAGTTACATGGTGACATTAACGAACATTCTAGTATTGTTCTGACTGGAAGTGATTACCAAAATATTATCAACTTAAACCCTGCAACAAGAAATTTTATAACGAGCTTATTATCAACTAAAAAGTTTATTTTCTTAGGTTTTTCTCTTACGGATCCACACCTAAATCTTGTTCTTGAGTATTTAAAATCAATCAACTCCAATATTCCGATTTCACATTACGTCTTATTGAATGAGACTTCAAAATTCAAGCAATCAAACTTTTCCACTAAGTTCGGTGTTAAAATCATACCTTACTCACCAGAAGCACCTAGCCATCCGGAAGTATCTGAGCTTTTAAGAGCTTTAAACTGCAGCGTAAATAACGAATCAATAGTTCCAACTCAATCTCAAGATGAAATAATCACGAGTAAATCTGACTTGTTTGATTATATGGAAGAGAAGCTAAGCAAACTTCTTTTAGGGTCAATGTACTCTGTATTTATTAATAATAAGCAGTTACTTATCTCTATAACTTCTATTGGTGAAACAACCAGCGAATTCCAAAAAGAAATACTTTCGTTAATACGATTAATAGATTTTAAGTGTGACTTTATCGATAGTATTTCAATAAGCACGTATAAAAACACCCAAATCAGTCTCGCCATTGATAACTTCCAACCATTGATTTTACGAGCTGACATTGAATTCGACATTGCCAATAAATTTGCAAAAAAATCGATTACGACAACTACAGTCTGGGAGAATATATCGTTTTACACTCCTCCTAGTTTAAGTGATGTATTTCACATTGGCGAACGATCTAAATTCCCAATCAATCCTTCAATTGTAGGCGAGTAG
- a CDS encoding 5'-nucleotidase — translation MPYELGQRLVIGVASSAMFDLTESDTVFRTKGEEEYRKYQSENIDNPLDKGVSFSFVKRLLSLNDLSDTPESDPLVEVVLLSRNDPDTGLRVMKSIKHHNLPISRAIFMQGKSPYDYIPALSISLFLSGNASDVKEAIRLGYPAGHVMKSTIIDEDDDDLRIAFDFDGVLADDESESVMHNTNDLNQFHEHETINVLQPHNPGPLKEFLVKVSAIQKIEEKKKKSEPEYRNRLRVSIVTARNAPSHERALNTLKEWGVMTNDAFFLGGVDKGLILGVLKPHIFFDDQSGHLSSTSTVAPSVHIPFGVKNTEDSAEKH, via the coding sequence ATGCCCTATGAATTGGGTCAAAGGTTAGTTATTGGCGTTGCTTCAAGTGCAATGTTTGATTTAACTGAGTCTGATACGGTTTTCCGTACCAAAGGTGAAGAGGAGTATCGTAAATATCAGTCGGAGAACATCGACAATCCTTTAGATAAAGGGGTATCATTTTCGTTTGTGAAGCGGCTACTTTCTCTAAATGATCTGAGTGATACACCAGAATCAGACCCACTGGTAGAAGTCGTATTGCTGTCACGAAATGACCCAGATACAGGACTTCGTGTTATGAAATCAATCAAGCATCATAACTTACCTATTTCGCGTGCGATTTTTATGCAAGGTAAATCTCCATATGACTACATTCCAGCATTAAGTATTTCTTTGTTTTTATCAGGCAATGCGTCTGATGTAAAAGAGGCGATAAGGTTAGGTTATCCGGCTGGTCATGTAATGAAATCGACGATTATCGATGAAGATGATGACGACTTACGAATTGCATTCGACTTTGACGGTGTTCTTGCTGATGATGAATCAGAATCCGTTATGCACAACACCAATGACCTTAACCAGTTTCATGAGCATGAAACAATAAATGTATTACAGCCTCATAATCCAGGTCCATTGAAAGAGTTTTTAGTGAAAGTCTCAGCAATTCAAAAGATTGAAGAGAAGAAAAAGAAATCAGAACCTGAATATCGAAACCGTTTAAGAGTTTCAATTGTTACAGCAAGGAATGCACCTTCACATGAGAGAGCTTTAAATACACTGAAAGAATGGGGGGTAATGACAAATGATGCATTCTTCTTGGGTGGTGTAGATAAAGGTCTGATTTTAGGGGTTCTCAAGCCTCATATATTCTTTGATGACCAGTCTGGTCATTTAAGCTCGACTAGCACGGTTGCTCCGTCGGTTCATATACCCTTCGGTGTCAAAAACACTGAAGATTCTGCGGAAAAACACTAA
- a CDS encoding class I SAM-dependent methyltransferase — protein sequence MPHRWCNSAIIRREQIESGIDITFNEVFKPLLVSHIKNLRPNCILEVGAGTGHISYELFKLGFSVTSIEPSLGMYQVAQDVLSSTDVRLVNCTSFELEPDTFYEVAFSHLVAHVVDDLSTFFESIGQHIEKNGHFIFSIPHPCFYNEYKGFFGAEYSYMVPITKNVSFTITKDPKNVISEVPYHHRPLSEYFNKLVELGFAIDGFDEIYPDSDIQEKYGTKWETPRYCVFTCKKI from the coding sequence ATGCCTCATAGGTGGTGCAATTCAGCGATAATACGTCGAGAGCAAATTGAGTCAGGAATAGACATAACATTCAATGAGGTATTTAAGCCACTATTAGTAAGCCACATTAAGAATCTTAGACCTAATTGTATTCTTGAGGTCGGGGCTGGAACCGGCCACATTTCCTATGAATTATTTAAATTGGGTTTTTCCGTCACGTCCATAGAACCTTCTTTGGGGATGTATCAGGTCGCTCAGGACGTTTTGTCATCAACCGATGTGAGGTTGGTAAACTGTACATCTTTTGAATTAGAACCAGACACGTTTTATGAGGTCGCTTTCTCTCACCTTGTAGCACATGTCGTTGATGATCTTTCTACATTCTTTGAGTCAATCGGGCAACATATCGAAAAGAATGGTCATTTTATTTTTTCAATTCCGCATCCCTGCTTTTACAATGAATATAAAGGTTTTTTCGGTGCTGAATATAGTTACATGGTTCCAATCACAAAGAACGTATCATTTACTATCACTAAAGATCCAAAAAATGTAATAAGTGAAGTTCCGTATCATCACAGACCTTTGTCTGAGTACTTCAATAAGCTAGTAGAATTAGGTTTCGCTATTGACGGCTTTGACGAAATTTATCCAGATAGTGATATTCAAGAAAAATATGGCACCAAATGGGAGACACCACGGTACTGTGTCTTTACATGTAAAAAGATCTAA